From one Gammaproteobacteria bacterium genomic stretch:
- a CDS encoding nucleotidyltransferase domain-containing protein, translating into MAQAHIPTSTAPLDSAAISAVLSAGADLRLAIQFGSAAAGRLGATSDVDIAVLGSAPLDAARKQMLMSEMALATGRPVDLIDLRSVGEPLLGQVLRSGRRLFGSDADHAGLLSRHLIETADFMPYVDRLLAERRRAWIG; encoded by the coding sequence ATGGCACAAGCCCACATACCCACCTCCACTGCGCCGCTCGATTCGGCGGCGATTTCGGCGGTTCTGTCCGCCGGTGCGGATCTGCGGCTGGCGATCCAGTTCGGTTCGGCGGCGGCCGGGCGCTTGGGGGCGACGAGTGATGTCGATATCGCGGTACTCGGTTCGGCGCCCTTGGACGCTGCAAGGAAGCAGATGTTGATGTCCGAAATGGCGCTGGCGACGGGGCGTCCTGTCGATTTGATCGACCTTCGATCGGTTGGGGAGCCGCTGCTGGGGCAGGTGCTGCGCAGTGGACGGAGACTGTTTGGCAGCGACGCCGACCACGCGGGCTTGCTGAGCCGGCATTTGATCGAGACCGCCGATTTCATGCCCTACGTCGATCGCTTGCTTGCAGAGAGGCGCCGGGCGTGGATCGGGTAG
- a CDS encoding helix-turn-helix domain-containing protein, protein MSNERFASVWDAIEDTPAQAENMKLRSALMIALKEHIARAGLSQSQAAKLFGVAQPRVSDLVRGKIELFGLDTLVNMAATAGLHVEMRILEAA, encoded by the coding sequence ATGAGTAATGAACGTTTCGCCAGTGTTTGGGATGCGATTGAGGATACGCCCGCGCAGGCAGAGAACATGAAACTCCGCTCCGCACTGATGATCGCGCTCAAGGAGCACATCGCACGGGCCGGACTTAGCCAGTCTCAGGCGGCCAAACTGTTTGGCGTGGCGCAGCCACGCGTGTCGGATCTGGTGCGCGGAAAGATCGAGCTGTTTGGACTGGATACGCTGGTGAATATGGCGGCAACCGCAGGCTTGCATGTGGAAATGCGTATCCTGGAAGCTGCTTGA